Genomic DNA from Paenibacillus donghaensis:
AGGTGCCGCTCATACTGAACCTCCCGGTTCATCAAGAAAGCCATGAATCGGTATGGCAGATTGCGGTGGTCTGTCAGGTTGGAATAGAGCAGGAATGCCCCAATGAGGAGAAGGTTCAATCCGGCTCCCCCACCGGCAGCCAACGGTGCAAGTGCATAGCCTATGACCAGCAAGCTGGCCGCGATGCTAATCCTTCCGCTCCACAGCAGCGTGAAATAATAGGGGAATAACAGGCTGAAGGCAGCCTGGAGCACTTTGCCGCCATCGAGCGGCAGCACCGGCAGCAGATTAAAAAGCGCGATCATCGCATTCGCGTGAATAAAATAGCTGATAAATTCCGGATTTCCTGCGCCTGCCTGTCCGACTGCCAGTGCAAGCCCGATCATTACGGCGTTCTGCAGCGGCCCTGCCAGCGCGATCCCGATCTCGCGGGCCGCAGTGAGCCGGCCGTGGTCCTCCATAACAGCCACACCGCCGAACGGCAGCAGCTGGACTGATCTGACAGTAATTCCGGCAAGCAGCGCTGCAGCCACATGCCCCAGCTCATGAATGAACACGATGGTGAATAAGGTGAGCAATTCCAGAAACTGCCCAGTGAACACGGAGAGCAGCATAATCATGATAAACAACGGATGCAGCGACAGGTCAATGCCGAAGATCCTAATCAAACGATACCACTTCTGTAGGATCAATATAAGTCTTGTCTTTCATCACCGCAAAAAAAAGTGCAGGGGATTCAGCCGACTCCGTCTCCAGCATCCAGCCCACTGTATCACCACTCTGTACCCAATCACCACTCTCCAGCTTGGTCCCGCTGAGGTTGCCATATTCAGCCGTAAGATCACCGGTATGCCGGACAACAATCCGCAGGCCTTCCTGCTGTTTCGTGACAGAGAGTACACGCCCCATATCTATACTTTTCACCG
This window encodes:
- a CDS encoding M50 family metallopeptidase translates to MIRIFGIDLSLHPLFIMIMLLSVFTGQFLELLTLFTIVFIHELGHVAAALLAGITVRSVQLLPFGGVAVMEDHGRLTAAREIGIALAGPLQNAVMIGLALAVGQAGAGNPEFISYFIHANAMIALFNLLPVLPLDGGKVLQAAFSLLFPYYFTLLWSGRISIAASLLVIGYALAPLAAGGGAGLNLLLIGAFLLYSNLTDHRNLPYRFMAFLMNREVQYERHLLSGKDATPIVAFTAKPLEAILRLFKRNQYHFIEVVNSEGRIVAVLPEQRLISSYFGI